A window of the Cololabis saira isolate AMF1-May2022 chromosome 19, fColSai1.1, whole genome shotgun sequence genome harbors these coding sequences:
- the fbxo11b gene encoding F-box only protein 11 isoform X2 yields the protein MNSVRATNRRPRRVSRPRPVQPERNNGDRDEEAPAAAAAEMAIEESGPGAQNSPYQLRRKTLLPKRTTAASATASACPSKGPMEGASTSSTETFCHRAKRARVSAAPAEQYLQQKLPDEVVLKIFSYLLEQDLCQAACVCKRFSQLANDPILWKRLYMEVFEYTRPMMHPEPGRFYQVSPEEHEHPNPWKESFQQLYKGAHVKPGFAEHFYSNPGRYKGRENMLYYDTIEDALGGVQEAHFDGLIFVHSGIYTDEWIYIESPITMIGAAPGKVADKVVIENTRDSTFVFMEGSEDAYVGYMTIKFNPDDKSAQHHNAHHCLEITVNCSPNIDHGIIRSTCTVGSAVCVSGQGACPTIKHCNISDCENVGLYITDHAQGIYEDNEISNNALAGIWVKNHGNPIIRRNHIHHGRDVGVFTFDHGMGYFENCNIHRNRIAGFEVKAYANPTVVRCEIHHGQTGGIYVHEKGRGQFIENKIYANNFAGVWITSNSDPTIRGNAIFNGNQGGVYIFGDGRGLIEGNDIYGNALAGIQIRTNSCPIVRHNKIHDGQHGGIYVHEKGQGVIEENEVYSNTLAGVWVTTGSTPVLRKNRIHSGKQVGVYFYDNGHGVLEDNDIYNHMYSGVQIRTGSNPKIRRNKIWGGQNGGILVYNSGLGFIEDNEIFDNAMAGVWIKTDSNPTLRRNKIHDGRDGGICIFNGGRGLLEENDIFRNAQAGVLISTNSHPILRKNRIFDGFAAGIEITNHATATLEGNQIFNNRFGGLFLASGVNVTMKDNKIQNNQDAIEKAVSRGQCLYKISSYTSYPMHDFYRCHTCNTTDRNAICVNCIKKCHQGHDVEFIRHDRFFCDCGAGTLSNPCTLAGEPTHDTDTLYDSAPPIESNTLQHN from the exons ATGAGGaggctcctgcagcagctgcagcagaaatggCAATTGAGGAGTCCGGTCCAGGTGCTCAGAACAGTCCCTATCAGCTTCGACGCAAGACCCTGCTTCCCAAGAGAACCACCGCTGCCTCTGCCACCGCCTCTGCCTGCCCCAGCAAGGGCCCAATGGAG GGAGCATCTACTTCATCAACAGAGACCTTTTGCCATCGAGCCAAGCGGGCAAGAGTGTCCG CAGCCCCAGCAGAACAATATCTGCAACAGAAGCTTCCAGATGAAGTTGTTCTGAAGATCTTCTCCTACTTACTGGAGCAGGACCTTTGCCAGGCAGCTTGTGTCTGCAAGAGATTCAGCCAGCTAGCAAATGATCCCATCCTATG GAAACGGTTATACATGGAGGTGTTCGAGTATACACGCCCCATGATGCACCCAGAGCCGGGCAGGTTCTACCAGGTCAGCCCTGAGGAGCACGAACACCCAAACCCCTGGAAGGAGAGTTTCCAGCAGCTG TACAAAGGTGCACATGTAAAGCCAGGCTTTGCTGAGCATTTCTACAGTAACCCTGGCAGATACAAAGGCAGAGAGAACATGCTG TATTATGACACCATTGAGGACGCTCTGGGTGGGGTGCAAGAGGCTCACTTTGACGGTCTCATCTTTGTCCATTCTGGCATCTATACAGATGAGTGGATTTATATAGAGTCCCCCATCACCATGATTGGTGCAG cTCCTGGTAAAGTAGCAGACAAAGTGGTGATTGAGAATACAAGAGACTCAACATTTGTCTTCATGGAGGGCTCAGAGGATGCATATGTGGGATACATGACTATAAAG TTTAATCCAGACGATAAGTCAGCGCAGCACCACAACGCCCACCACTGTCTGGAGATCACAGTGAACTGCAGCCCTAACATTGACCACGGCATCATCCGCTCCACATGCACAG TGGGttcagctgtgtgtgtgagtggacAAGGAGCCTGTCCAACCATCAAACACTGCAACATTAGCGACTGTGAGAATGTAGGACTGTACATTACAGACCATGCACAG gGCATTTATGAAGACAACGAAATCAGCAACAATGCGCTAGCGGGAATTTGGGTGAAAAATCACGGTAATCCTATCATAAGACGTAACCACATTCACCACGGTCGAGACGTCGGAGTGTTCACGTTCGATCACGGAATG GGTTACTTTGAGAACTGTAATATCCATAGAAATCGCATAGCAGGCTTTGAAGTGAAGGCATACGCCAACCCCACGGTTGTGCGCTGTGAGATCCACCACGGCCAAACGGGCGGCATCTATGTCCACGAGAAGGGCCGGGGCCAGTTTATAGAGAACAAAATCTATGCCAATAATTTTGCTGGCGTGTGGATCACGTCCAACAGTGACCCGACGATACG AGGAAATGCTATTTTCAATGGTAACCAAGGAGGGGTGTACATATTTGGAGACGGGCGAGGTTTGATAGAAGGTAACGACATCTACGGTAACGCCTTGGCTGGAATCCAGATCCGAACCAACAGCTGCCCCATCGTACGGCACAACAAGATTCATGATGGACAGCATGGAGGCATCTATGTG CATGAGAAAGGCCAGGGAGTGATCGAGGAGAACGAGGTTTACAGCAACACTCTGGCCGGAGTCTGGGTGACCACAGGCAGCACTCCCGTCCTCCGCAAGAACCGCATCCACAGTGGCAAACAG GTTGGTGTTTATTTCTATGACAACGGGCATGGTGTATTGGAAGACAATGACATCTACAATCACATGTACTCTGGTGTACAAATAAG GACGGGGAGCAACCCAAAGATCCGGCGCAACAAAATTTGGGGTGGCCAAAACGGAGGGATTTTAGTCTACAACTCAG GTCTGGGCTTCATCGAGGACAATGAGATCTTTGACAATGCAATGGCCGGGGTGTGGATCAAGACAGACAGCAACCCCACACTGAGGAGGAATAAGATCCACGATGGCAGAGATGGAGGCATCTGCATCTTCAACGGCGGCAGAG GACTGTTGGAAGAGAACGACATCTTTAGGAACGCCCAGGCTGGAGTGCTCATCAGCACCAACAGTCATCCAATACTACGCAAGAACCGCATTTTTGATGGCTTTGCAGCAG GCATCGAAATCACAAACCATGCCACTGCAACATTGGAGGGAAACCAGATCTTCAACAACCGCTTTGGGGGGCTGTTTCTGGCCTCCGGAGTCAACGTCACCATGAAAG ATAACAAGATTCAGAATAATCAGGATGCCATTGAGAAAGCAGTGAGCAGAGGTCAATGTCTCTACAAGATCTCCAGCTACACCAGTTACCCCATGCACGACTTCTACAG GTGTCACACCTGTAATACAACAGATAGGAATGCCATCTGTGTTAACTGCATCAAAAAATGTCACCAAGGACATGATGTTGAGTTTATACGGCACGATCG GTTCTTCTGTGACTGCGGAGCAGGAACGTTGTCCAACCCGTGCACGCTGGCCGGAGAGCCCACACACGACACGGACACTCTGTACGACTCGGCGCCGCCCATCGAGTCCAACACTCTGCAGCATAACTGA
- the fbxo11b gene encoding F-box only protein 11 isoform X1 encodes MNSVRATNRRPRRVSRPRPVQPERNNGDRDEEAPAAAAAEMAIEESGPGAQNSPYQLRRKTLLPKRTTAASATASACPSKGPMEGASTSSTETFCHRAKRARVSGKSHDLPAAPAEQYLQQKLPDEVVLKIFSYLLEQDLCQAACVCKRFSQLANDPILWKRLYMEVFEYTRPMMHPEPGRFYQVSPEEHEHPNPWKESFQQLYKGAHVKPGFAEHFYSNPGRYKGRENMLYYDTIEDALGGVQEAHFDGLIFVHSGIYTDEWIYIESPITMIGAAPGKVADKVVIENTRDSTFVFMEGSEDAYVGYMTIKFNPDDKSAQHHNAHHCLEITVNCSPNIDHGIIRSTCTVGSAVCVSGQGACPTIKHCNISDCENVGLYITDHAQGIYEDNEISNNALAGIWVKNHGNPIIRRNHIHHGRDVGVFTFDHGMGYFENCNIHRNRIAGFEVKAYANPTVVRCEIHHGQTGGIYVHEKGRGQFIENKIYANNFAGVWITSNSDPTIRGNAIFNGNQGGVYIFGDGRGLIEGNDIYGNALAGIQIRTNSCPIVRHNKIHDGQHGGIYVHEKGQGVIEENEVYSNTLAGVWVTTGSTPVLRKNRIHSGKQVGVYFYDNGHGVLEDNDIYNHMYSGVQIRTGSNPKIRRNKIWGGQNGGILVYNSGLGFIEDNEIFDNAMAGVWIKTDSNPTLRRNKIHDGRDGGICIFNGGRGLLEENDIFRNAQAGVLISTNSHPILRKNRIFDGFAAGIEITNHATATLEGNQIFNNRFGGLFLASGVNVTMKDNKIQNNQDAIEKAVSRGQCLYKISSYTSYPMHDFYRCHTCNTTDRNAICVNCIKKCHQGHDVEFIRHDRFFCDCGAGTLSNPCTLAGEPTHDTDTLYDSAPPIESNTLQHN; translated from the exons ATGAGGaggctcctgcagcagctgcagcagaaatggCAATTGAGGAGTCCGGTCCAGGTGCTCAGAACAGTCCCTATCAGCTTCGACGCAAGACCCTGCTTCCCAAGAGAACCACCGCTGCCTCTGCCACCGCCTCTGCCTGCCCCAGCAAGGGCCCAATGGAG GGAGCATCTACTTCATCAACAGAGACCTTTTGCCATCGAGCCAAGCGGGCAAGAGTGTCCGGTAAGAGCCACGACCTTCCAG CAGCCCCAGCAGAACAATATCTGCAACAGAAGCTTCCAGATGAAGTTGTTCTGAAGATCTTCTCCTACTTACTGGAGCAGGACCTTTGCCAGGCAGCTTGTGTCTGCAAGAGATTCAGCCAGCTAGCAAATGATCCCATCCTATG GAAACGGTTATACATGGAGGTGTTCGAGTATACACGCCCCATGATGCACCCAGAGCCGGGCAGGTTCTACCAGGTCAGCCCTGAGGAGCACGAACACCCAAACCCCTGGAAGGAGAGTTTCCAGCAGCTG TACAAAGGTGCACATGTAAAGCCAGGCTTTGCTGAGCATTTCTACAGTAACCCTGGCAGATACAAAGGCAGAGAGAACATGCTG TATTATGACACCATTGAGGACGCTCTGGGTGGGGTGCAAGAGGCTCACTTTGACGGTCTCATCTTTGTCCATTCTGGCATCTATACAGATGAGTGGATTTATATAGAGTCCCCCATCACCATGATTGGTGCAG cTCCTGGTAAAGTAGCAGACAAAGTGGTGATTGAGAATACAAGAGACTCAACATTTGTCTTCATGGAGGGCTCAGAGGATGCATATGTGGGATACATGACTATAAAG TTTAATCCAGACGATAAGTCAGCGCAGCACCACAACGCCCACCACTGTCTGGAGATCACAGTGAACTGCAGCCCTAACATTGACCACGGCATCATCCGCTCCACATGCACAG TGGGttcagctgtgtgtgtgagtggacAAGGAGCCTGTCCAACCATCAAACACTGCAACATTAGCGACTGTGAGAATGTAGGACTGTACATTACAGACCATGCACAG gGCATTTATGAAGACAACGAAATCAGCAACAATGCGCTAGCGGGAATTTGGGTGAAAAATCACGGTAATCCTATCATAAGACGTAACCACATTCACCACGGTCGAGACGTCGGAGTGTTCACGTTCGATCACGGAATG GGTTACTTTGAGAACTGTAATATCCATAGAAATCGCATAGCAGGCTTTGAAGTGAAGGCATACGCCAACCCCACGGTTGTGCGCTGTGAGATCCACCACGGCCAAACGGGCGGCATCTATGTCCACGAGAAGGGCCGGGGCCAGTTTATAGAGAACAAAATCTATGCCAATAATTTTGCTGGCGTGTGGATCACGTCCAACAGTGACCCGACGATACG AGGAAATGCTATTTTCAATGGTAACCAAGGAGGGGTGTACATATTTGGAGACGGGCGAGGTTTGATAGAAGGTAACGACATCTACGGTAACGCCTTGGCTGGAATCCAGATCCGAACCAACAGCTGCCCCATCGTACGGCACAACAAGATTCATGATGGACAGCATGGAGGCATCTATGTG CATGAGAAAGGCCAGGGAGTGATCGAGGAGAACGAGGTTTACAGCAACACTCTGGCCGGAGTCTGGGTGACCACAGGCAGCACTCCCGTCCTCCGCAAGAACCGCATCCACAGTGGCAAACAG GTTGGTGTTTATTTCTATGACAACGGGCATGGTGTATTGGAAGACAATGACATCTACAATCACATGTACTCTGGTGTACAAATAAG GACGGGGAGCAACCCAAAGATCCGGCGCAACAAAATTTGGGGTGGCCAAAACGGAGGGATTTTAGTCTACAACTCAG GTCTGGGCTTCATCGAGGACAATGAGATCTTTGACAATGCAATGGCCGGGGTGTGGATCAAGACAGACAGCAACCCCACACTGAGGAGGAATAAGATCCACGATGGCAGAGATGGAGGCATCTGCATCTTCAACGGCGGCAGAG GACTGTTGGAAGAGAACGACATCTTTAGGAACGCCCAGGCTGGAGTGCTCATCAGCACCAACAGTCATCCAATACTACGCAAGAACCGCATTTTTGATGGCTTTGCAGCAG GCATCGAAATCACAAACCATGCCACTGCAACATTGGAGGGAAACCAGATCTTCAACAACCGCTTTGGGGGGCTGTTTCTGGCCTCCGGAGTCAACGTCACCATGAAAG ATAACAAGATTCAGAATAATCAGGATGCCATTGAGAAAGCAGTGAGCAGAGGTCAATGTCTCTACAAGATCTCCAGCTACACCAGTTACCCCATGCACGACTTCTACAG GTGTCACACCTGTAATACAACAGATAGGAATGCCATCTGTGTTAACTGCATCAAAAAATGTCACCAAGGACATGATGTTGAGTTTATACGGCACGATCG GTTCTTCTGTGACTGCGGAGCAGGAACGTTGTCCAACCCGTGCACGCTGGCCGGAGAGCCCACACACGACACGGACACTCTGTACGACTCGGCGCCGCCCATCGAGTCCAACACTCTGCAGCATAACTGA